TTGCGCTTCATCGTTTCGATGCGTTTACGTTCTGACAGGTCATGCATTACCACCACCGCGCCGGCAGGCTGGCCGGCGGCGTCGGTCACCGGTCCGCCATTGCAGGACACTGTACGGGGAGCCTGACCTACGGCCTGGATGCAGATTTCCTCTTCGCGGATCATTTCGCCTCGCAGCGCGCGAATCAGAGGGATACGCTCGTGGCGCAGCGGCGTAACGCAGTCTGCTTCGAAGAGCTGGTAGTAATCCGCCCACTGCAGCGAGTCGAGCCGCGCTATGTCAGTACCGTGCCAATCCCGAGCCGCTTGATTGAACAGGGTCAATTGACCCTCCGCGTCGCAGGCGACAACCGCTTCAACCACCGAGCCAAGCAGCCGCTCGGTCATACTGCGCTGCTGCTCCAGCGCCTGCTGACGCTCGCGGGCCGCGAGCCCGGCGAGACGCAACGAAAGCAGTTCTTCAGCCAGGCCTGCTAAACGCTCCAGAGTGGCGCGCTCGTGCGCGCTGAGCTGGCGGGGCTGGTAATCGACCACGCACAGCGTACCCAGCTTCGCTCCATTGAATGCACGCAGTGGCACGCCGGCGTAGAACCGAATGTAAGGGTCGCCGGTCACCTGAGGGTTGTCGGCGAAGCGGGGATCAAGGCGTGCATCGGGCACCTCCATCAACTCGCCTCGACCGATCGCATGGGCGCAGAAGGAGATGTCACGCGTGGTTTCGCTGCCGTCGATGCCGACCCTGCTCTTGAACCATTGCCGGTCGCGGGCCACCAGCGAGATAAGCGCCGCCGGTACATTCAGCGCATCGCGGGTGAGCGCGGTGAGGTCGTCGAAGCTGCGCTCGGGCGGTGTGTCGAGAATGCGATATTGCGCCAGCGTTTCCAGCCGTACTGTCTCGTCTGCGGTGTCGACCGGTTTCACGTCGCTCATTGTGGTTCGCTCCGATCATCCTGCGTATCGGGAAGGCCTACTTGAACCGCCTCGATCGGCAGCGTAAACCAGAAGGTCGACCCCTGCCCCGGGGTGGACAGGAAACCGACCCGGCCGCCCATGCGCTCAATCAGTTCGCGGCTGATCGCCAGCCCGAGCCCGGTTCCACCCCGCCGGCGGGTATCTGAGCTGTCGGCCTGGATGAACTTGTTGAACAGCAGCGGTTGCGCTGCGGCGGGGACGCCTTCGCCGTGGTCGATCACGCTGACGCGAACCGACTCGCCCTCGATCACTGCCTCGACGGTCACTACGCCCTGCTCGTGCGAATACTTCGCTGCGTTCGACAGATAGTTCGCCAGAACCTGGCCCAGCCGCTGCGCGTCGACATTGACCGACACAGCGTCGATGCGGCCCGCCTGCAGGCTGACCTGATAGGGCGCGGCGTAGCTGCGGTTGGCCTCCAGCGCCTGTTCGATCAGCGGTGCCAGAGGCTGTACGCGCATGTCGAAATGCATCCTGCCCAGCGTCAGCTTGTCCATGTCGAGCAGGTCGTTGATCAGGTTGTTCAGGTTCAGACTGTTGCGCTGAGCGATGTCGAGCAGCCGTTGCATCGGCGCCGGAATCTCCCCTAGCGCACCGCCGGCCAACAGCGACAGCGCGCCCGACACGGCGGTCAGCGGCGTGCGCAGCTCGTGGCTGACGGTGGAGACGAACTGCGACTTCATCTGCTCGATGCGCTGCTGTTCGGTCGCATCCCAGATGAAGCCACCCAGCCAGAGAAGCCGACCCTGCGAGTCGAATTCACCACGGCCCTTTTCCCGCACCCACACCTCGTGCCCGGCAGCGTGAACAATCCGATAGCTCAGTTCGAAGCTGCCGCGCTGGTTGATCTGTTCCTGTGCGCCGTAGGTTATCGTCAGGTCGTCAGGATGCACGATGCTGGAATAGCTGCGCACGCGGTTGTCGATGAAGTCGCTAGAGGGGTAGCCGGTAATGGTCTCTATTTCTTCGCTGAGATACTGCATGGTCCAGTCGGGGTCGTTCTGGCAGCGATAAACTGCGCCGGGCAGGTTGTCGACCATGCTTCGATAGCGCGATTCGCTCTTCTGCAGTGCCCGGGTCGCCTGGATCAACTCGGTGATGTCGGTGGCGATGCCGAGGAAGCCGGTCGGCTGATTATGTTCATCGGCCATGCGCGTTACCGTCAGGTTGACCAGTCGCTGCGTCCCATCCTTGCGAATGAAGGTCCAGGGCAGGGTTTCCGGTCGACCGGCGCGGACCTTGGCGAGGAAGATATCCATGCCGGTCAGGCGTTCGCCCAGCTCCTGCTCCAGCGCGGCGGCACGGCGTTCGACTTCGCTCGGCAGATGAAACCGCTCCGGCGTGGTCTTGCCGATCACCTCGTCGGGCCGGTATCCGAGCAGCTTCTCGGCTCCGCTATTGAACAGCGTGACAATGCCATCGAGGTCTGTGGTGATGATCGCCACCTCGGTCGAGGCGTCGATGACCGCCCGCAACGATGCCCGTGCCTGACGGATCTCTTCGGTACGCCGCACTTCATCACTGATGTCGGCGTGGGTCCCGGCCATCAGAAGTGGCTGACCCGACTCGTCATGACTGACCACCCGTCCGCGACCGAGCATCCAGACCCAGTGTCCGTCCTTGTGGCGCATCCGGTAGCGCGCCTGGAAGTATTCCTCCGGGCTGTTGAAATGGTGCGCCACCCGTTGTTGCAGGATCGCCAGATCATCGGGGTGGACCAGGGCCCGCCAGCTTTCGATGGTGATCGGTTCCAGCTCGTGGAGACGATACCCGATGCTTTGCGCCCAGCGTTCATTGAACACGCACTCACCGGTCTGGATGTTCCATTCGCCGGTCCCGATATTCGTGCCTTCGATGATCGAAGCCAGCCGCCAGCGTTCGCGCTCGAGGGTCAGCTCGATGTGCTTGCGCGCGGTCACATCACCAATAAAGCCATACCAGACGATGTCGCCTTCTTCGAGGCGCTGTGGACTGGCGAAGCCGGCGACCCATATCTCGCCCAGCCGGGGATGCGCCACGCGGTATTCACCGCGCCAGACGCTGAGCGACTGCGCAGACTGGTCGATGCTGTCGACGATACCCTGCTGATCGTCCGGGTGGATGCGCTCGATCGCCAGCGTGCCATCGCGTGCGGCCTGGTCCGCGGTGATGCCGTAGACCTCCTCGATGCCGTCGCTGGCGTAGGGAAACCACACGCGTCCATCCACTGCCCGCTGGAAGGTGTAGACCATGCCGGGGAGGTGCTGAGTGAGGCGGCTGAAGCGTTCGATCAGCGCTTCGCGATCCTGTTCGGCTTGCGCCCGTGTGAGTGTCGACCCGATCCAGCGGCTGCACAGGCGCATGAATTCGACGTCGATGTCATTGAAGTCGGCCCGGGTCGGGTCCGTGCTGGAAAAACTCAGCGTACCGAAATACTGACCGTCGACGATGATCGGCGCGCCGATATAGGACTCGGCCTTGAACGTGTGATAGCAGGGATGATGGCGGAATTCCGACGCGCCGATACGGGTCAGATCCAGCACGTCCTTCTGCTCGATCACCAGACTGCAGAACGTCTGGCCGAGGTCGAACCGGTCGCCATCCTGCAATGACCCTTCGGGGCTTTGCTGGGCAAAGATCAGGAAGTCGTCATCCTCGATGCGGCTGACGATCCCCACATTCAGGCCGAGATACTCGCACCCCAGGCGCAGCGCATTGCGCAGCCGCGTCTGCAGCTCCAACGAAGGCTCGGCAGCCATGTCGTTGAGCGCACTCAGAGCTTGTTGCTGGTGACGCGTCTGCTCGAGCGTCTGCCGTCGCGCTGCCGCGCGGGTCATCCCGAGCAGCAGAAGCAGCAGGGCCGTGGCAGCGAGGAACGCGCCGACCCATTTGGCCATCTGCTGCAACTGGTCAGCCTGATGCTCGGCCAGGCTTTCGGTGACATCACGCCAGATCAGAATCAGTGCGACCGCCGGGGTTTCCCCACGCACCCGATCGTGCATGGGAAACTGCGATACCAGGTAATGCTGTTCGCCGGCAGGAAGCAGCTGGTGACTCGGACGCTCGGACGACAGTTCGAGCCGATCCGTCTGCAGCCACTCGAGCGCTTCGTCCCGAGAGTAGCTGTCGAGCAGCCAGGCGCCATCCTCGCTGATAGCCAGGCCGTCACTGTTATGCTCGCTGCGATTCTGCGCCAGCGTCGGCTGATGCAGCAGTACTGCCAGGCCTGCCCGTAGCTCGTTGTCGAGCTGGCGCAGTTCGGGAAGCATGCCGAAGCCGACTTCCAGTGTAGCGACGACCGGTGTGTCGTCCGCTTCGGTCGCTCGGATGGGCACGACACCACTCATGCCCAGGCCGAAACGGCCGACTTCCAGCCCGCTGCGTGCCTGACCGGTGCGCTGCGTCTCGGCAAGCATCGGGCGGTTCACGGCAAGGCTGTCTCCCCAGCTCTCCGGGCGGTGCATACGCAGAAGGCTGACGACGTTGGGGTTCAGGTGCAGATGCAGCTGATTGGCACCGGAGGACTGCAGGGCATTCCAGAAGCCGCTAAGGTCGCGTTCCAGCGCGGCCCGCATGGTGGCGACCCGTGGGCTGTCCAGGCCCTCGCGCTGCGCAAGCTCAGCGGTCCGGCGAACCAGTCTGAGCGTGTCTTCATCCTCCGAGAGCGTTGCCGCCGCCATCAATGCCTGACGCTTAAGCGCCTGCTGCGACTGCAGCACGGCGAGCCGCTGCAGTTCGGCCTGGGCCGCCAGTTGCCCGGCCCAGCGGTCTTCGCGCTGATGCCAGCCTGACAATGCCAGAGCAAGGAAGAACATGGCGAGGGCGAGAATGCCGAAGGGCATCACCAGACGCCCCGTGAGCGGCACAAAAGGTTTGGCCATAAAGGTTTCCACGGTGTACTGGGCAGACAATAGCCGCAAAGCGAGGCCGCTGCCAGCTGCCCGGCGACCTGTGGTCAGAGGCTGTTGGTGAGGTGTCCGCCGTCGATATTGAGGACGCTGCCGGTCATGAACGAACCGGCTTCGCTGGCAAGCAGCAGCAACGGACCGCTGAGCTCCTCGAGCTGGCCGAGACGGCGCATAGGTACCTTGCTGCGGATGTACTGTTGGCCCTTTTCCGTGTCGAAATAGTCACCGTTCATCTCGGTGCGAAAGTAGCCGGGGGCAATGGCATTGACTCGGATATTGTGCCGCGCCAGTTCCAGCGCCATGGCCTTGGTCAGCTGCACTACGCCGGCCTTGGCCACGGCGTAGTGGCTGAGTGCGGTACCGACGCGCAGACCAAGGATCGATGCGATGTTGATGACGCTGCCACCGGTCCCTGTTTTCGCCATGGCGACAGTGGCGCGATGCGCGACGCGCCAGGCGCCGTCGAGATTGGTATCGAGCATGCTGCGCCAGTTGCCCTCGGTCATGTCCAGAAACGGGACGGGATCGCCGATGCCGGCGTTGTTGACCAGAATGTCGATGCTCCCGAACGCCGCCTCGGCACTGGCAAAGCCGGCGTCGATGCTGTCGCTGTCGGTCACGTCCATGCTCACCGCCAGTGCCTGGCCGCCCGCACCCTCGATACGCTGGACCAGCGCCTCGAGGCGCTCGATGCGGCGAGCCGCAAGCACCACGCGTGCGCCCGCCTGGCTGAGAATCAATGCGAAATGCTCGCCCAGACCGCTGGACGCGCCGGTGACCAGGGCGGTTTTTCCTGCCAGGTTGAAACGATCCGAAGTCATGCTGTGCTCCCGTGGCTTATGCTTGGGTTCAGTATCAGGTAAACCCGCGACGCACGAAAGAACCGATCGTTTCGATGAATGGACATTCGGCCGGCCATGTTGTCCATCTCGAACATGACCGGTTCACGGCTCAAGGTTTCGCCCGGGCCGTGCTGCAGAGCCAGCCGGGTTCGCGTCTACAATGTGTCGGCGATGTCGAGCTGCTACATCTCGCGCCGCCGCGGCATAGATCAGGATCGGGATTGGGGACGGAGGATGGTAGAAACTGTGGCGAGCAACATGAATGATCACGCGGCAGCAAGGGTAAGACGGGACGACCGTGCCGGAGCAGGCTGCTGATGCTGGACAACCCGCGGCTGCGTCCACCGGGCGGTACGGGATGGCTGGCCTGGCTACGCAATTACCGCAAGGCGTGGCTCGGCGGGGACGTCACAGCCGGTCTGGTGGTCAGTGTGATGATCATCCCGCAAAGCATGGCCTATGCCATGCTCGCCGGTCTGCCGGTTGAGGTGGGCCTCTACGCCAGTATTCTGCCGCTGATCGGCTATGCCCTGTTTGCCAGCAGCATGACCCTCTCGGTCGGCCCGGTGGCGGTCACCGGGTTGATGACGGCATCGCT
Above is a window of Halopseudomonas nanhaiensis DNA encoding:
- a CDS encoding SDR family NAD(P)-dependent oxidoreductase; this encodes MTSDRFNLAGKTALVTGASSGLGEHFALILSQAGARVVLAARRIERLEALVQRIEGAGGQALAVSMDVTDSDSIDAGFASAEAAFGSIDILVNNAGIGDPVPFLDMTEGNWRSMLDTNLDGAWRVAHRATVAMAKTGTGGSVINIASILGLRVGTALSHYAVAKAGVVQLTKAMALELARHNIRVNAIAPGYFRTEMNGDYFDTEKGQQYIRSKVPMRRLGQLEELSGPLLLLASEAGSFMTGSVLNIDGGHLTNSL
- a CDS encoding PAS domain-containing protein: MAKPFVPLTGRLVMPFGILALAMFFLALALSGWHQREDRWAGQLAAQAELQRLAVLQSQQALKRQALMAAATLSEDEDTLRLVRRTAELAQREGLDSPRVATMRAALERDLSGFWNALQSSGANQLHLHLNPNVVSLLRMHRPESWGDSLAVNRPMLAETQRTGQARSGLEVGRFGLGMSGVVPIRATEADDTPVVATLEVGFGMLPELRQLDNELRAGLAVLLHQPTLAQNRSEHNSDGLAISEDGAWLLDSYSRDEALEWLQTDRLELSSERPSHQLLPAGEQHYLVSQFPMHDRVRGETPAVALILIWRDVTESLAEHQADQLQQMAKWVGAFLAATALLLLLLGMTRAAARRQTLEQTRHQQQALSALNDMAAEPSLELQTRLRNALRLGCEYLGLNVGIVSRIEDDDFLIFAQQSPEGSLQDGDRFDLGQTFCSLVIEQKDVLDLTRIGASEFRHHPCYHTFKAESYIGAPIIVDGQYFGTLSFSSTDPTRADFNDIDVEFMRLCSRWIGSTLTRAQAEQDREALIERFSRLTQHLPGMVYTFQRAVDGRVWFPYASDGIEEVYGITADQAARDGTLAIERIHPDDQQGIVDSIDQSAQSLSVWRGEYRVAHPRLGEIWVAGFASPQRLEEGDIVWYGFIGDVTARKHIELTLERERWRLASIIEGTNIGTGEWNIQTGECVFNERWAQSIGYRLHELEPITIESWRALVHPDDLAILQQRVAHHFNSPEEYFQARYRMRHKDGHWVWMLGRGRVVSHDESGQPLLMAGTHADISDEVRRTEEIRQARASLRAVIDASTEVAIITTDLDGIVTLFNSGAEKLLGYRPDEVIGKTTPERFHLPSEVERRAAALEQELGERLTGMDIFLAKVRAGRPETLPWTFIRKDGTQRLVNLTVTRMADEHNQPTGFLGIATDITELIQATRALQKSESRYRSMVDNLPGAVYRCQNDPDWTMQYLSEEIETITGYPSSDFIDNRVRSYSSIVHPDDLTITYGAQEQINQRGSFELSYRIVHAAGHEVWVREKGRGEFDSQGRLLWLGGFIWDATEQQRIEQMKSQFVSTVSHELRTPLTAVSGALSLLAGGALGEIPAPMQRLLDIAQRNSLNLNNLINDLLDMDKLTLGRMHFDMRVQPLAPLIEQALEANRSYAAPYQVSLQAGRIDAVSVNVDAQRLGQVLANYLSNAAKYSHEQGVVTVEAVIEGESVRVSVIDHGEGVPAAAQPLLFNKFIQADSSDTRRRGGTGLGLAISRELIERMGGRVGFLSTPGQGSTFWFTLPIEAVQVGLPDTQDDRSEPQ
- a CDS encoding GAF domain-containing sensor histidine kinase — encoded protein: MSDVKPVDTADETVRLETLAQYRILDTPPERSFDDLTALTRDALNVPAALISLVARDRQWFKSRVGIDGSETTRDISFCAHAIGRGELMEVPDARLDPRFADNPQVTGDPYIRFYAGVPLRAFNGAKLGTLCVVDYQPRQLSAHERATLERLAGLAEELLSLRLAGLAARERQQALEQQRSMTERLLGSVVEAVVACDAEGQLTLFNQAARDWHGTDIARLDSLQWADYYQLFEADCVTPLRHERIPLIRALRGEMIREEEICIQAVGQAPRTVSCNGGPVTDAAGQPAGAVVVMHDLSERKRIETMKRNFLAAISHELRTPLTSIGGVINLMLGGATGALPESATGMLSIAQSNARRLNQLINDLLDIEKLESGHMRVLAEAQPLLPLLQQAIEANLGYASNYSVTLKLDAEPANPQVAIDSGRLLQVMDNFLSNAAKFSHPGGTVRVLSELKGDWVRVSVIDQGIGIVEAEHSALFQKFHQVDGASDRQRGGTGLGLAIARQLVERMEGRVGVDSRPGEGSRFWFELPIVNHPADASPGMA